A DNA window from Haladaptatus cibarius D43 contains the following coding sequences:
- a CDS encoding methylaspartate mutase subunit E, translating into MLRDTRLSAEKLSRIDEKIRENWPVEPFDFEEAVAYHDSLPEKKRFAKVLQRADRPLLQPRAGVPRLDDQIALLRHLEGAGGADLLPTTIDSYTRDNEYEKAQQGLEDARDSGDDTLNGFPAVNHGVEGCRKLIEAVDAPIEVRHGTPDARLLAAVTFAGGFQSFEGGPISYNIPYTKERGLAQTIEHWQYVDRLAGAYTARGVEINREPFGPLTGTLVPPCIAIVIGVVEGLLAATQGVRSITLGYGQVGNLVQDIAALQALRELGEEYLLDEVTVTTVFHEWMGGFPPDEARASGVIALGAATAAIAKPDKVITKSPQEFGGVPTKEANAAGLRTTRQILDMMCEQDIDVEGIEEEREFIEASVRSLMETILEFGDEDVAQGIVAAFETGNIDVPFAPSESAKSAVLPARDDDGRVRILEFGDLALEPELKAVHTNRLDRRARAENRTTSFQMVADDVDAISDGRLIGRRGSSRSGGGGA; encoded by the coding sequence ATGTTACGCGATACACGACTTTCCGCAGAGAAGCTGTCACGAATCGACGAAAAAATACGAGAAAACTGGCCGGTCGAACCGTTCGATTTCGAGGAAGCGGTCGCCTACCACGATTCGCTTCCCGAGAAAAAGCGGTTTGCGAAGGTGCTCCAGCGCGCCGACCGGCCGCTCCTCCAACCTCGTGCCGGCGTTCCGCGACTGGACGACCAAATCGCCCTCCTTCGCCACCTCGAAGGCGCGGGCGGCGCGGACTTGCTCCCGACGACCATCGACTCGTACACGCGGGACAACGAGTACGAAAAAGCCCAGCAGGGCCTCGAAGACGCCCGCGACAGTGGCGACGACACGCTCAACGGCTTTCCCGCCGTCAACCACGGCGTCGAAGGCTGTCGGAAACTCATCGAAGCGGTGGACGCCCCAATCGAAGTGCGCCACGGGACGCCCGACGCCCGCCTTCTCGCCGCAGTCACTTTCGCCGGCGGGTTCCAGAGCTTCGAAGGCGGCCCAATCTCGTACAACATTCCGTACACGAAAGAGCGCGGCCTCGCCCAGACCATCGAACACTGGCAGTACGTTGACCGCCTCGCCGGAGCCTACACCGCTCGCGGCGTGGAAATCAACCGCGAACCGTTCGGCCCATTAACGGGCACGCTCGTCCCGCCGTGTATCGCCATCGTCATCGGCGTGGTCGAAGGCTTACTCGCCGCCACGCAGGGCGTCCGGAGCATCACGCTCGGCTATGGGCAAGTCGGCAACCTCGTGCAGGACATTGCGGCCCTGCAAGCCCTCCGCGAACTCGGCGAGGAGTACCTCCTCGACGAGGTGACCGTGACGACAGTTTTCCACGAGTGGATGGGTGGCTTCCCACCCGACGAGGCCCGCGCGAGCGGCGTTATCGCGCTCGGCGCGGCCACCGCCGCAATCGCAAAACCGGACAAGGTTATCACCAAATCGCCGCAGGAGTTCGGCGGGGTTCCGACGAAGGAGGCAAACGCGGCAGGTCTGCGAACCACCAGACAGATACTCGATATGATGTGCGAACAGGACATCGACGTGGAGGGCATCGAGGAGGAACGCGAGTTCATCGAAGCATCGGTGCGGTCGCTCATGGAGACGATTCTCGAATTCGGCGACGAAGACGTTGCACAGGGCATCGTTGCGGCGTTCGAAACTGGAAATATCGACGTGCCGTTCGCCCCGAGCGAGAGTGCAAAGAGTGCCGTGTTACCGGCCCGCGACGACGACGGTCGGGTTCGAATCCTCGAATTTGGCGACCTCGCGCTCGAACCGGAACTCAAGGCGGTTCACACCAACCGACTCGACCGTCGGGCGCGCGCGGAGAACCGAACCACTTCGTTCCAGATGGTCGCGGACGACGTGGACGCCATCAGCGACGGCCGACTCATCGGCCGTCGCGGAAGCAGTCGGTCCGGGGGTGGCGGAGCGTGA
- the glmS gene encoding methylaspartate mutase subunit S, whose protein sequence is MSATIILGVIGSDAHAVGITILDQALSTAGFDVVNIGVQSSQQDFISAVEAHEGDAVLVSSLYGHAEQDCRGFHEAIESAGLDPITYIGGNLAVGQDDFEQTKECFRAMGFDRVFDSETKPMEAIAALKADMNIAESEAERTRLTS, encoded by the coding sequence ATGTCTGCCACAATAATCCTCGGTGTGATCGGGTCCGACGCACACGCTGTCGGCATCACGATACTCGACCAAGCGCTCTCGACGGCTGGCTTCGATGTGGTCAACATCGGCGTCCAGTCCAGCCAGCAGGACTTCATCAGCGCGGTGGAAGCACACGAGGGTGATGCGGTACTCGTCTCCTCGTTGTACGGCCACGCCGAACAGGACTGCCGTGGTTTCCACGAGGCCATCGAGTCCGCCGGTCTCGACCCCATCACCTACATTGGTGGCAATCTCGCCGTCGGACAGGACGACTTCGAGCAGACGAAAGAATGCTTCCGAGCGATGGGGTTCGACCGCGTTTTCGACTCCGAAACGAAGCCGATGGAAGCGATTGCCGCCCTCAAAGCCGACATGAACATCGCGGAATCCGAAGCCGAACGAACGAGGCTCACGTCCTGA
- the mct gene encoding succinyl-CoA:mesaconate CoA-transferase produces the protein MPALSDLRVLDLTQVLAGPYCTMLLADLGADVVKVERPGGDLIRPNPPFVGDDDAYGGYFQSINRGKRSLELDLTDEDDRADFLRLAKDADVVVENFRAGTMEKFDLEYETLRERNPELVYASIRGFGDPRTGETHRQGQPSFDLIAQALGGVMQITGDKDGPPTKVGPGIGDLFTATLNAVGVLAALHHRDRTGEGQYVDTAMYDSMISLCERTVYQYSYTDEVPNRRGNSHPTLFPYNAFETADGYVVIAAFGDNHWTALCEAMERPDLAADFPTTADRLKHRELLRGEIAEWTAVHSADDVCDLLEGAVPCAPVQDVADVFEDDHVDARDMLVDVEQPGTDESVTIAGTPIKMSETPPEPGTRAPLLDEHREELFGEEKSV, from the coding sequence ATGCCAGCGCTTTCCGACCTGCGCGTTCTCGACCTCACACAGGTGCTCGCCGGGCCGTACTGCACGATGTTGCTCGCGGATTTGGGAGCCGACGTGGTGAAAGTAGAACGCCCCGGCGGCGACCTCATCAGGCCGAATCCACCGTTCGTCGGGGACGACGACGCCTACGGAGGGTATTTCCAGAGCATCAACCGTGGCAAGCGAAGCCTCGAACTCGATCTGACCGACGAGGACGACCGCGCGGATTTCCTCCGACTGGCCAAGGACGCCGACGTGGTCGTAGAGAACTTCCGCGCCGGGACGATGGAGAAGTTCGACCTCGAATACGAAACCCTCCGCGAACGCAACCCCGAACTGGTGTACGCGTCAATCCGCGGGTTCGGCGACCCGCGCACGGGCGAAACCCACCGCCAAGGACAACCCTCCTTCGACCTCATTGCACAAGCCCTCGGGGGCGTGATGCAGATTACCGGCGACAAGGACGGCCCGCCGACGAAAGTCGGGCCAGGAATCGGCGACCTGTTCACCGCCACGCTGAACGCCGTCGGCGTCCTCGCCGCGCTCCACCACCGCGACCGAACCGGCGAGGGCCAGTACGTCGATACCGCGATGTACGATTCGATGATTTCGCTGTGCGAACGAACCGTCTATCAGTACTCCTACACCGACGAGGTTCCGAACCGGCGCGGGAACTCCCATCCGACGCTGTTTCCCTACAACGCCTTCGAAACCGCGGACGGATACGTCGTCATCGCCGCGTTCGGCGACAACCACTGGACGGCGCTCTGCGAGGCGATGGAGCGGCCCGACCTCGCCGCGGACTTCCCTACGACGGCCGACCGGCTGAAGCACCGGGAACTGCTCCGCGGGGAAATTGCGGAGTGGACAGCCGTCCACTCCGCTGACGACGTGTGCGACCTCCTCGAAGGCGCGGTTCCCTGCGCCCCGGTGCAGGACGTGGCCGACGTGTTCGAGGACGACCACGTCGATGCCCGCGACATGCTCGTCGATGTCGAACAACCGGGAACGGACGAATCGGTGACCATCGCAGGGACGCCTATCAAGATGAGCGAAACGCCGCCGGAACCCGGCACCCGCGCGCCCTTGCTGGACGAACATCGTGAGGAACTGTTCGGCGAGGAAAAATCCGTCTGA
- a CDS encoding enolase-like domain-containing protein — protein sequence MALYHEVKDLPLSIETCEYETHERETSSDFTRVTTEIVLRGAGETGRGEDVTYDADDQYALADAEFDLSGEYTLDEFSAAVADRDLFPEGPSRDDFRHYRQWGFESAALDLALRQADTDLPTVLGRTPSPVTFVMSTRLGDPPSAERVTRWLDIDSSLAFKLDPTPEWSADLISKLADTEKVRIVDLKSQYENTEVGQSADPELYRRIRDGLPNAIIEDPAYTDETEPILDAAQERISWDVPITGVESVKSLPFKPDWLNIKPSRFGSVESLFDTLEHCDRRGIQLYGGGQFELSIARGQIQLLASLFYPDSPNDVAPRGYNDPEPTEGLPSSPLDAPSVEGFRRE from the coding sequence ATGGCGCTTTACCACGAAGTCAAAGACCTCCCGCTCTCCATCGAAACCTGCGAGTACGAAACCCACGAACGCGAAACGTCGAGCGATTTCACGCGCGTCACGACCGAAATCGTCCTGCGCGGCGCTGGCGAAACCGGCAGGGGCGAGGACGTAACCTACGACGCGGACGACCAGTACGCGCTGGCCGACGCAGAGTTCGACCTCTCCGGCGAGTACACGCTCGACGAGTTTTCCGCGGCAGTCGCCGACCGAGATTTGTTTCCCGAAGGCCCATCCCGCGATGATTTCCGCCACTACAGACAGTGGGGTTTCGAGAGCGCGGCGCTGGATTTGGCGCTCCGGCAGGCCGACACCGACCTGCCGACCGTGCTGGGTCGAACGCCGTCTCCGGTGACGTTCGTGATGAGCACGCGACTGGGCGACCCGCCGAGCGCGGAGCGCGTGACGCGATGGCTCGACATCGACTCCTCGCTGGCGTTCAAACTCGACCCGACGCCGGAGTGGTCTGCCGACCTGATTTCGAAACTCGCCGACACCGAAAAAGTCCGAATCGTGGATTTGAAATCCCAGTACGAAAACACCGAGGTCGGCCAATCCGCAGACCCCGAACTGTATCGTCGTATTCGGGACGGGCTTCCGAACGCAATTATCGAAGACCCGGCGTACACCGACGAAACCGAACCGATTCTCGACGCCGCACAGGAGCGGATTTCGTGGGACGTACCGATTACCGGCGTCGAGAGCGTGAAATCACTCCCGTTCAAACCCGACTGGTTGAACATCAAGCCGTCGCGGTTCGGAAGCGTCGAATCGCTGTTCGATACGCTCGAACACTGTGACCGCCGCGGAATACAGTTGTACGGCGGCGGCCAGTTCGAGTTGAGCATCGCCCGCGGACAGATTCAACTGCTCGCGTCTCTGTTCTACCCGGATTCGCCGAACGACGTGGCTCCGCGCGGCTACAACGACCCCGAACCGACCGAGGGTCTTCCGTCGAGTCCGCTGGATGCGCCGAGCGTCGAAGGATTCCGGCGAGAGTGA
- a CDS encoding PAS domain S-box protein — translation MTTNFRVLYIDPLADTGVTPSDLERDAPALVVRTADDERAVLDVISDENVDCVVSGYALPEGDGISLSKRVRDQFPDVPFVLCTTSGNERIASDAFETGIDGYVPTKPDESRTTALSETITRVTSDARRPPERFDRYQSIVQAMGDGVYTLDTEGYVTAVNDTLLEMSLYDRDELVGEHISLLLDGVDVSRGDRLIKSLLQGDADVGKLRAELKTADGDGIPCEARIGLLTHRDEFRGTVGVLRSIADHERIKAALREQKRKIEDLHEIASEMEACQTPDEICELTVDAAESILEFDICGVDLAQDGYFIPKAISTGMTDDGYTKLRTDQGVAGRSYQNHETCVLDDVREEADAAPAQAEYRSLLSAPVGEEGIFQAGSREVGAFDHDDAELAELLLSHTTEALRRIHSQTALRESEEKYRTLVEQSHDAIYIYRDDSFVFVNQRVCELTGYDRDELAEMNLWELIHPDERERVKHIAQERSRGNHPPHYDARVVTKDGDLRYAEFNVREITYEGEAAQLGSARDVTERKQRKQELKRQNERLEEFASVVSHDLRNPLNVAQGHLELARERGDEIHFEKAGGALDRMGTLIADLLTLARQGLVVSDTESVELETIVRQAWANVETEESTLIVETQTEIDADRGRLQELFENLFRNAVEHAGSETTVRVGEIADESDVAETDDFAGFYVEDDGDGIPLDEREAVFDHGHTTADGGSGLGLSIVKGISEAHGWSVSADEGSDGGARFLIQLD, via the coding sequence ATGACGACGAATTTCCGGGTGCTATACATTGACCCACTTGCCGACACGGGCGTCACTCCGAGCGATTTGGAGCGAGATGCACCGGCGCTAGTGGTTCGTACTGCGGACGACGAACGAGCCGTTCTCGACGTGATTTCCGACGAGAACGTTGACTGCGTTGTCAGTGGATATGCACTTCCGGAAGGGGATGGAATCTCGCTGTCGAAACGAGTCCGTGACCAGTTCCCGGACGTTCCGTTCGTTCTCTGCACCACGTCCGGAAACGAGCGAATTGCGAGCGACGCTTTCGAAACGGGAATCGACGGCTACGTCCCGACTAAACCGGACGAATCGCGCACCACCGCACTTTCGGAAACGATTACGCGCGTCACCAGCGATGCTCGACGTCCCCCCGAGCGATTCGACCGGTATCAGTCCATCGTGCAGGCGATGGGCGACGGCGTCTACACGCTGGATACGGAGGGCTACGTCACTGCCGTCAACGACACCCTGTTGGAGATGTCACTGTACGACCGCGACGAACTCGTCGGCGAACACATCTCGCTCCTCTTGGATGGAGTGGACGTGTCGCGCGGCGACCGACTCATCAAAAGTCTGCTTCAGGGTGACGCGGACGTCGGCAAACTCAGAGCAGAACTCAAAACCGCGGACGGGGACGGCATTCCGTGCGAGGCCAGAATCGGCCTGCTGACCCACCGAGACGAGTTTCGCGGCACCGTCGGTGTCCTCCGGAGCATCGCAGACCACGAGCGAATCAAAGCGGCGCTTCGGGAACAGAAAAGAAAAATCGAAGACCTCCACGAAATCGCCTCGGAGATGGAGGCGTGTCAAACCCCGGATGAAATCTGCGAACTGACCGTCGATGCCGCCGAAAGTATCCTCGAATTCGACATCTGCGGCGTTGACCTCGCGCAAGACGGCTACTTCATTCCGAAAGCCATCTCGACGGGAATGACCGACGACGGCTACACCAAACTCCGAACCGACCAAGGCGTCGCGGGGCGCTCCTACCAGAACCACGAAACGTGCGTGTTGGACGACGTGCGCGAGGAGGCCGATGCGGCTCCGGCACAGGCCGAATACCGGTCGCTGTTGAGCGCGCCGGTTGGCGAGGAAGGGATATTCCAAGCAGGGTCGCGCGAAGTCGGTGCGTTCGACCACGACGACGCGGAGCTGGCCGAACTGCTTCTTTCACACACCACGGAGGCGCTCCGTCGAATCCACTCGCAAACCGCACTCCGCGAGAGCGAAGAAAAGTATCGAACGCTGGTCGAACAGAGCCACGACGCGATTTACATCTACCGCGACGACAGCTTCGTGTTCGTCAACCAGCGCGTGTGTGAACTCACCGGCTACGACCGCGACGAACTCGCCGAAATGAATCTCTGGGAGTTGATACACCCGGACGAGCGCGAACGGGTCAAACACATCGCACAGGAACGCAGTCGCGGCAATCACCCACCGCATTACGACGCCCGCGTCGTGACGAAAGACGGCGATCTCCGATATGCGGAGTTCAACGTCCGCGAAATCACATACGAGGGGGAAGCGGCCCAACTTGGGTCGGCCCGCGACGTGACGGAGCGAAAACAGCGGAAACAGGAACTCAAACGCCAGAACGAACGATTGGAGGAGTTTGCGAGCGTCGTCTCACACGACCTCAGAAATCCGCTGAACGTCGCACAGGGCCATCTCGAACTTGCACGAGAGCGTGGCGACGAAATCCATTTCGAGAAGGCAGGAGGCGCTCTCGACCGAATGGGAACTCTCATCGCCGACCTGTTAACGCTGGCCCGGCAGGGGTTGGTCGTCAGCGACACCGAATCGGTCGAGTTGGAAACAATCGTTCGGCAGGCGTGGGCAAACGTCGAGACGGAAGAAAGCACGCTCATCGTCGAGACGCAGACGGAAATCGACGCGGATAGGGGACGACTGCAAGAACTCTTCGAAAATCTGTTTCGCAATGCCGTCGAACATGCAGGGAGTGAAACGACGGTTCGCGTCGGCGAGATAGCTGACGAGTCGGACGTCGCCGAAACGGACGATTTTGCGGGTTTCTACGTCGAAGACGACGGCGACGGAATCCCACTCGACGAGCGCGAAGCGGTGTTCGACCACGGTCACACGACTGCGGATGGTGGTTCGGGGTTGGGTCTGTCAATTGTGAAAGGTATCTCCGAAGCACACGGCTGGTCGGTTTCGGCGGACGAAGGGAGCGACGGCGGTGCGCGGTTTCTGATTCAACTCGATTGA
- a CDS encoding outer membrane protein assembly factor BamB family protein encodes MERDDPAFGGITMPPVVADRTAYATSRTGHIIARGDTEWTVETDTQAGLTPTIAHGIVYAPIASGIVALDPKDGGEQWRTETDAVSRDIGDATPTATNESVILGTEVVSALDKGTGKVQWVGEYPNPTTTWGVATTGKRTIAMTALDGKEGLICCFGPKGNRQWKKTVDVNNAPPRPTISDGTVFAATDTGTLYAVDLKTGSTKWEAEIDDNVKTGLAVTNEIVVVPGATGGTLRAINVADGTARWTQTVGNTTAPAVVNDRVVVGANDISDISETGFAVFDPATGNRTRKYAVGTAGSFTVGDGRIYFCHEADSSLWVVG; translated from the coding sequence ATGGAACGAGATGACCCTGCTTTTGGTGGTATCACGATGCCGCCCGTCGTCGCCGATAGAACCGCCTACGCGACATCCCGCACAGGTCACATTATCGCCCGTGGTGATACTGAGTGGACAGTAGAAACAGACACACAAGCCGGACTGACACCAACGATTGCACACGGCATAGTGTACGCACCTATCGCAAGTGGTATTGTGGCGCTTGACCCCAAAGACGGAGGCGAACAGTGGCGAACCGAAACCGATGCCGTGAGTCGTGACATCGGAGACGCAACCCCGACCGCGACGAACGAATCCGTCATTCTCGGAACCGAAGTTGTTTCAGCCCTCGACAAGGGTACGGGAAAAGTACAGTGGGTAGGGGAGTATCCGAACCCGACGACGACGTGGGGTGTTGCTACGACCGGAAAACGGACGATTGCTATGACAGCACTCGACGGGAAAGAGGGTCTCATCTGTTGTTTTGGGCCGAAGGGCAACCGACAATGGAAGAAAACAGTAGACGTAAATAACGCTCCGCCACGTCCCACGATTTCCGACGGAACGGTGTTCGCTGCGACCGACACAGGAACGCTCTACGCAGTGGATTTGAAAACCGGTTCGACAAAATGGGAAGCAGAAATCGACGATAACGTGAAAACGGGACTCGCGGTCACCAACGAGATAGTGGTTGTGCCGGGCGCAACAGGTGGAACGCTCCGAGCGATCAATGTCGCAGACGGAACGGCTCGGTGGACCCAAACTGTTGGAAACACGACCGCCCCAGCAGTGGTGAACGACCGCGTGGTCGTCGGTGCAAACGATATCTCGGATATTTCGGAAACCGGGTTCGCCGTATTCGACCCTGCGACAGGAAACAGGACGCGAAAGTACGCAGTCGGAACCGCTGGTTCCTTCACCGTTGGTGATGGACGTATATACTTCTGCCACGAGGCGGATTCCTCGCTTTGGGTTGTCGGTTGA
- a CDS encoding hotdog family protein: MAEEKPDNSSTASSTRRSVLQGIGAVALGSSIAISGSASAANTKVHVITGSERSPITEAEMQDIRNSAASKAGVSEPRVTTEYSDLDDPIVGFTYAVDENGRSEQTTTIAGDSESIDDMRERANQAASDISSSLKHGRTVGTSDVTTSGDVTTQAKSWDNIHSDTDYYKKSPYGEVGNGHDWYELSDDSYSNFTPMAIHQKHITTPGASLWDNEWENFRAFCTHDWTLGDGDYITDHGPTGTTDTSSGSVDTTVNLTVDGKTLSYDDWVQDDVEIKDQTTKSTGVAEWQNTYFGNSRDGYGLFEPGSAVLIPDNDSGTSEKVVDLISKQKYYGPSASFHNLKYTYGLVYNF, from the coding sequence ATGGCGGAAGAAAAACCAGACAACAGTAGTACAGCATCCTCAACTCGACGATCCGTCCTTCAAGGAATCGGGGCAGTTGCCCTTGGGAGTTCAATCGCAATTTCCGGCAGTGCAAGTGCGGCCAATACAAAAGTTCACGTCATCACCGGCAGTGAACGAAGCCCAATCACGGAAGCGGAGATGCAGGACATTCGGAACAGTGCGGCATCAAAAGCCGGCGTCTCCGAGCCACGGGTAACGACAGAATATTCGGACTTAGACGACCCAATCGTCGGTTTTACCTATGCCGTTGACGAAAACGGTCGAAGCGAACAGACGACGACTATTGCGGGTGATAGCGAATCCATAGACGACATGCGAGAGCGCGCCAATCAAGCCGCGAGCGATATCAGCAGTAGCCTCAAGCACGGACGCACGGTTGGGACGAGCGACGTTACAACTAGCGGAGACGTGACCACGCAGGCGAAGTCGTGGGATAACATTCACTCCGATACCGACTACTACAAGAAAAGTCCGTACGGTGAAGTCGGCAATGGCCACGACTGGTACGAACTCAGCGACGATTCGTACAGCAACTTTACCCCAATGGCAATTCATCAGAAACATATTACGACACCCGGTGCGTCCTTATGGGATAACGAATGGGAAAACTTCCGAGCGTTCTGTACGCACGATTGGACGCTCGGCGACGGTGACTACATCACAGACCACGGGCCGACTGGCACCACGGACACCAGTAGTGGCTCTGTTGACACGACCGTCAACCTCACAGTCGATGGAAAGACGCTCTCGTACGACGACTGGGTTCAGGATGACGTAGAAATCAAAGACCAGACGACGAAGTCGACCGGCGTCGCCGAGTGGCAGAACACGTACTTCGGCAATTCGAGGGACGGTTACGGCCTGTTCGAACCCGGTAGTGCCGTCCTCATCCCAGACAACGACAGCGGAACCTCAGAGAAAGTCGTTGACCTCATCTCGAAACAGAAATACTACGGGCCGAGTGCTTCGTTCCACAACCTCAAGTACACCTACGGGCTCGTGTACAACTTCTAA
- a CDS encoding aldo/keto reductase — protein sequence MEYTTLGDTGMEVSRICLGCMSFGSSDWREWVLDEDESMPIIERAIDLGINFFDTANMYSRGESERILGKALEGRRDEMVVATKGYFQMDETNPNSGGLSRKAIEQELDSSLSRLGMDTIDLYQTHRWDEETPIDVTLRALDDAVRRENVRYFGASSMWTHQFAEALHTSERLGLDQFVTMQNHYNLVYREEEREMLPLCDKEGIGVIPWSPLARGYLTRPHEEFEDTTRGKTDDYAHEHPYADNGGAEINERVQELAAEKGVTMAQISLAWLFHKEEVDAPIVGTTSIEHLEAAVEALDISLSSGDIAYLEEPYEPVPVSGHQ from the coding sequence ATGGAGTACACGACGCTCGGAGACACCGGAATGGAGGTCAGTCGCATCTGTCTTGGCTGTATGAGTTTCGGGTCGAGCGACTGGCGCGAGTGGGTGTTGGACGAGGACGAAAGTATGCCGATTATCGAGCGCGCAATCGACCTCGGCATCAACTTCTTCGATACCGCGAACATGTACTCGCGGGGCGAGAGCGAGCGAATCCTCGGGAAAGCGTTGGAGGGGCGGCGCGACGAGATGGTCGTCGCCACGAAAGGCTACTTCCAGATGGACGAAACCAACCCGAACTCCGGCGGCCTATCCCGAAAGGCAATCGAGCAGGAACTTGATAGCTCCCTCTCCCGACTCGGAATGGACACAATAGACCTGTATCAGACCCATCGTTGGGACGAGGAGACGCCAATCGACGTAACCCTGCGAGCGTTGGACGATGCGGTTCGACGCGAGAACGTTCGATATTTCGGCGCGAGTTCGATGTGGACACACCAGTTCGCCGAGGCGCTTCACACGAGCGAGCGCCTCGGACTCGACCAATTCGTCACGATGCAGAATCACTACAACCTCGTCTACCGCGAGGAAGAACGCGAGATGCTCCCGCTCTGTGACAAAGAAGGAATCGGCGTCATTCCGTGGAGTCCGCTCGCTCGGGGCTATCTCACTCGGCCACACGAGGAGTTCGAGGACACGACGCGGGGAAAGACCGACGACTACGCTCACGAACATCCCTACGCCGACAACGGGGGCGCGGAAATCAACGAGCGCGTACAGGAACTCGCCGCCGAAAAGGGCGTGACGATGGCACAGATTTCGCTCGCGTGGCTGTTCCACAAGGAGGAAGTTGACGCGCCAATCGTCGGGACGACCAGCATCGAACATCTGGAAGCCGCTGTCGAAGCACTGGACATCAGCCTCTCGTCGGGCGATATAGCCTATCTCGAAGAACCATACGAACCGGTTCCTGTGTCGGGACATCAGTAA
- a CDS encoding SHOCT domain-containing protein, giving the protein MATTDHNGSLIRFVLVALVALLVFPMLMMAFAFPMLGGWMMGGYAEGVPVWGWVVLFVPFGFVVALGYLAYRAFAADEFGGDPALEELRVAYARGDISDEEFEIRRERLQ; this is encoded by the coding sequence ATGGCCACGACAGACCACAACGGCTCGCTGATACGATTCGTACTGGTTGCCCTCGTCGCTCTGTTGGTGTTTCCGATGCTGATGATGGCCTTCGCGTTCCCGATGCTGGGCGGATGGATGATGGGTGGATACGCTGAGGGAGTCCCAGTTTGGGGATGGGTTGTGCTGTTCGTTCCGTTCGGTTTCGTCGTCGCGCTCGGCTATCTCGCGTATCGGGCGTTCGCTGCTGACGAATTTGGTGGTGACCCGGCACTCGAAGAACTGCGGGTGGCATACGCTCGCGGCGACATTTCCGACGAGGAGTTCGAAATCCGGCGGGAGCGGTTACAGTAA
- a CDS encoding haloacid dehalogenase type II translates to MTFDSERVTTLTFDSYSTLVDVDAAENALAERVETPEPISKLWRARSLEYTFVANHTDSYQPFYEINRDALQYALSAHDADISESERDEILAVYHELDVFDDVRDGIERLRDGGYDCYVVSNGNPEMLDSMVEHADIGDLLTDTISADEIETFKPDAELYRHAAGRTGTPTEEIAHVTAGWFDVQGAKHAGMQGVWADRKGTPWEPFGDEPDLVIESFDDLADELGV, encoded by the coding sequence ATGACTTTCGATTCCGAGCGGGTGACGACCCTCACGTTCGACTCCTACAGCACGCTGGTTGACGTTGACGCGGCCGAAAACGCCCTCGCGGAGCGCGTCGAAACGCCGGAACCGATTTCGAAACTCTGGCGCGCCCGGTCGCTCGAATACACCTTCGTCGCCAATCACACCGACTCCTACCAGCCGTTTTACGAGATAAATCGGGATGCCCTTCAGTACGCACTGTCGGCCCACGACGCCGATATTTCGGAGAGCGAGCGCGACGAAATTCTTGCCGTCTACCACGAACTCGACGTGTTCGACGACGTGCGCGACGGCATCGAACGCCTCCGCGACGGCGGCTACGACTGCTACGTCGTTTCGAACGGCAATCCCGAAATGCTGGATTCGATGGTCGAACACGCCGACATCGGCGACCTTCTCACGGACACCATCAGCGCCGACGAGATTGAGACGTTCAAACCCGATGCCGAACTCTACCGCCACGCCGCGGGGCGAACCGGAACCCCAACCGAGGAAATCGCGCACGTCACCGCCGGATGGTTCGACGTGCAGGGCGCGAAACACGCCGGAATGCAGGGCGTGTGGGCGGATAGGAAGGGAACGCCATGGGAACCGTTCGGCGACGAACCGGATTTAGTTATCGAGTCGTTCGACGACTTGGCCGACGAATTGGGGGTCTAA